CCGAAGATGGTCAGCTCACTTGCCAGACAGTTGGGACGAAGCCGTAATCTGATTGAGTGTTTCCACAGTGTAGGCTGGTCGATGACCTTACAGGATGCCAAATGGATGATTGACCGGATGGCAGCCATGGGTACCAACTTTTTTAATTTTCACGCCTTCTTCTATACCATCGACGGACTTGCCAAGCATGATGCACCGCCATCCCAGTTTATACAGAACCCGTATTGGCGTCATTTCCGGCAGTTGGGAGATTACGCGGGGCGTTTAAGCTATCTGATGAGCACCGGGACAGCGGACATTCGAATTGCCGTGCTTGATCCAACGACCACGTTCTGGAGCCTGATGGGAAATCCGTTACAAGGGTTCGAATATGGCGGAGAAGACGAAGCAGAACGGACGCAGCTGGATCGTCTCACGAACGATTGGATGCGGATCACCTCGCATCTGCTCGAAAACAGACGTGACTATGATCATCTGGACCCCGAGCTGTTAGCGGAAGCTGTGCTGGCAGAGGGCACGATTCAGATTGGCGCTGCACGTTATGAAGTGCTGATTCTTCCACCGATGCTGAACCTGGAGGCAGCAGCCTGGCAGCAGGTGAAGCAGTTCGTGGAACAGGGAGGAACGGTTATATCTGTAGGCATGCCGCCGTATGTAGCCATCCAGCCAGGAAGCCCTGTAGGAAATGAGGCCGCCCAATTCTTTGGTGCAGGCAACCAGCCGCATGAGGCATATTGGGGCAATGCGGACGAAACAGGTCATGACAGCAGCGAATTGATGTGGCAGCAGGGACAGGGAAATGCCTATTTTCTACCTGCGGGAACAGGTCGCGGGGATGACTTCTCCTTGGAACTGATCTCCCTGCTGCTGGATCAGGTACTGCCCGAACCGATCTGTTGGATCATGGAAGAAGAAAGTGCGTCGCTGCTTATGCAGACCCGTCAATTATCGGACGGAGAGTTTATGATCTTTTTGTCCAACCAGGAAGGACAACAACTTGAAGGGCAATTGAAAATGGTAGCCAAGCGCTTATGGACGGATGTGGATCTTTCAGCGGGTACAACTCTGCTGGCGGAACGGCTCAATCTGGAGAACGGACAGCATGAACCATTGCCGTTTACCAGCAGTGGTGGTGAATGGTGCATTTCGTTAAAGCTTGCTCCCTATGAAGCACATGCGGTAAGGCTTACTTTACAACATGCCCAAGAGGCATTAGAGGAGAATTCTTTTGCTCTGAATCAAACAGGGACGAAGTCTGGCGCGGGTCGTTTAGTTACTGAGACTGAGAACGCACCCTATACCATTCAGCTTCCTTCGGAAGGGCCATGGCGACTGGAAAGCGTACAGTCCAACACACTTCGCATGGGGCAGTTCAACGTAACAGCTTCCAATGACAACGGTGTAATTTTTGAACGTAATCATGTTGCAGTCAAACCGTTTATTGACCAGGCGGCGGAATTATCGGAGAACCATCATCTGCCGCTCCAGTTTAATCAGGTATTTGGCACACCGAAGAAAGCATCCGTTGCCTACCCAATCCAGTGCAAGTATACGACTACATTTGAGCTGAGAACGGCATTGGCAGAATGTCTGTTATTCATGGACAGGGCGGCGATATCAGGTGACTGGACCATGGAAATCAACGGAGAACCGATTGGACCCGATCAATTTGAGCCAATTGAAATTACCGATCACCATAATATTGGCTGCAATATAACTGCGTTGTTGCGCAACGGCCTGAATGAAATGACCGTTACCATACAGGTTACGAGGGATGAAGAAGGTATCGTTGATCCGCTGTATCTGCAAGGGAGGTTTGGCGTGGAATTCCATCATGAAGGCATGGTCTCTCTCGTTCGTGAGCCGGATACGGCGACTCGAATTGGACCTGAGCCACAGCCGTTTTATCCCCATTTTGCAGGAGAGATGAGTTACAAACGCAGCTTCTGGGTGAATCAGCCTACTGAAGAAGTCGCCTCCTTTGAACTGGAATTCAGCGACTGGCAGGTGCAGGATGTGGTAGAAGTACGGGTGAATGGTTACAGTCTGGGCGTTCGATGCTGGTCTCCATATCGCTGGAGGGGAGAAGTCTCCTGGCTGCGAGCAGGGGATAACGATATTGAAGTACGCGTTACCAATACATTAATCGGACTGCTGGAAGGTACGTATTTTGACTCGGGTAGCCACCGTTTGCTGGAAGCTGGTCATGTATCAGCTGAAGAATAAACCTCACAAGATAAACGGATTTATTCCTTAAGGAGTTAGAAGGATCGTTGATCTGCTGTTCTACAGCAAGGATAATGAAAAGCCGGAAAAAAGCAATTGAACGTACATTTACACGATAACGAAGAAACAGTGTGATTCATTCGCTATTGAAGAAGCAAGTGGGAGGAAAAATGATGGGACATCGTATCCAGTTTGACCGCTACCCGGGTGGCGTGATGAAGGCTTTGACGTTCAGTTATGACGATGGTGTGGTACATGATCGCAGACTGGTGGAAATTTTCAATCAACATGGACTGCGGGGCACATTCAATCTGAATTCCGGTACGCTGAGCAAGCCTGGCCGAATTGAGACGACAGAAGTTGCGGATTTATATGCTGGGCATGAAGTGGCTGTACATACGGTCACCCATCCCACATTGCCCTATGTCCCGGATGAGCTGCTGACCGAAGAGATCATGGAAGATCGGAGAGTGCTGGAACAGCTGGTCGGTTATCCGGTGCGAGGTATGGCCTACCCGAATGGGAGTTATGACCGTTCACTCAGCACCAAGCTCGAATGGCTTGGCATCGATTATGCACGCACGGTTGAATCCTACGGCAGGTACACACTGCCTGAGCGGCCGCTCGAATGGCATCCAACCTGCCACCACAACCATGATTTGACAACCCATGCCGAACGATTTATCCAGCATACGAAGACAGGTACGCCACTCCTGTTATATGTATGGGGTCACAGCTATGAATTCAATGATAACGACAATTGGCAGATTATTGAACAGTTTGCTGAGCAGATTGGCGGTCGGGATGACATCTGGTACGCCACAAACATCGAAGTGATTGCTTACTGGAAAGCGGTCAAACGCCTGGAATGTTCAGCAGACCGGTCGATTATCCACAATCCATCGGCTATCTCTGTCTGGTTTACGGCGGATCAGCAGGTGGTTGAAGTGAAGGCTGGCGAGACATTGCGACTAACCGAACGAATTAAGGTATAGGAAGGGAGCTGAAGATCATTCGTTATTTTCATGAGAACGAGGCGATTGCAGGCAAGGTGTATGATTCAATTCCGGATATGTTGACTACCGTGGCACAGCGTTATATTGGGGACCATCCGAAACACTCCTTTTTGTTCCGAGCGTACCACCGTGGAGGCTTCCGTAGACTGGGGGATTATCGTTATGATCTGAATTTGGATGCCAAATGGAAAGAGGCTCGTGCAGGACAGTACGTGTACGTATGGGGCAAGTTGTGGAGCCAGCAGGAGGCTACGTTAAATACGGGACTGAACTGTTACAGTCCGGTGACGGTCTATGTGAACGGAGAAGAGATTTTCAAATCGGAGCTGTTGCAGGAGTTATTTCCCGAGCGCATAACCCAGATTCCGATTTCCGTGAAATATGGCTGGAACGATGTGCTGCTTTGTTTTGTAAAAACTGAGGTGGGATTCGGCGGGATCTACGGAACGGCCTCATTTAAAAACTTTCCGCTTCACTTCCTCACACCTGGTTTGGACCGCCAAGGACAGGAGGGCTGGCTGTACTCGGAACCAGTCGATGAACCTTTATCATCACTCCCTCGTGATGGCATGACTGAAGAAGAAACGGGCCTCTCCTGGTATCCGCGCAGGGACTGGACAGAAGGGGAACAGAACGCTGGAGCTTTCGCCAGAATCTTTGGGACAGAGCAGCCTGCTGTTGCGTACGCATGGTCCAAACTGGATGTCATCCAACCGGGATCGACACCTGTTCTTCTGCAAGGAAAACATGAAGGTGCCCTCACCCTGTACGTTGATGGCAAGGAGATATATTCCGCTGGGCAAAGCGGTAATTTCCGCGTTGAACTGCCTCGCCGATACGGTGGTTCTGATCTGGTAGCGAAAGGTGAAACCAAGGCTGGGAGCGAGTTGTGGGGATTTACACTGGAAGATGCGAAGACCTCAGGGACGAAAGGCTGGAGATTAAGACCACCTCATCCGGTTGCAGGATGCCACGATGCGTGGCTGTTTACGGGTGTATTTTCCCCAGGCTCTGAACCATCTCCCCAAGATATTGTGGTAACAGATACTGTATTTGATGATGGAACCCAAGGCGTATACTGGCATGTGGATCTTCCTGAAACGAGTGTCCGTCCCTATTTGGAAAATACCCACTATGGCAAATGGAATTATCCACTCGGGGTCACCCTGCTTGGACTTCTTCAGATTGGCCAGGAGTTGGGACGTGACGACTATGTTCAGTATGTGCGTGACCATATCGGCCTGAGTACGTCGTTTGACCGTTATGGTCTATGGGATCGGGAAGGGTACGGCGCCGCGGGAATCAATAATCAGTTGTCTGCGATCGACAGTCTGGATGACTGTGGTTCGTTTGGATCTACTTTGCTGGCAGCGATGGAACTCGGCGACATTCGTGGGGGGAGAGATACCGCAGATCGTATTGCGGGCTATATTACGGATGAACAGGAACGTCTGGACGACGGAGCCTTTTACCGTGTTCGTGGCAGCGGAGAGATGCGCCAGGAAACGATGTGGTGTGATGATCTGTATATGAGCACACCTTTCCTGATGCGGTACGGTCAGTTGACGGGAGATACTTCTTATTGGGATGATGCGATCAACCAGTTCCTCATGTTCCGCAAATATCTGTATATTCCTGAACAACAGATCATGTCCCACGTGTATGATTTTGTGCGTGGACGGGCGACAGGCATACCATGGGGGCGCGGGAACGGATGGGTTCTGTTTTCGCTAACCGAACTACTGTCGATTCTGCCAAGCGATCACGTCAAACGGCCGGAACTGCTGGGCTTCTACCGGGATCTATGTCAGGGGTATCTGGCGCTGCAAGGTGAAAATGGTCTCTGGCATCAGGTGCTGAACCGCCCGGATTCGTATGAGGAAACCTCCTGCACGTCCATGTTCATCTACGCCTATGCCCGCGGTATTCGTGAAGGCTGGCTGGAGCAGCCAGCGGCCTACTTGGATGCGGTACGCAAAGGATGGGAGGGTATGACCCATCTGTCCATTGATTACAAAGGCAATGTGTACGGTGTATGCCGGGGTTCCGGTTACTCCTTTACCGCACTTTATTACCGGGATGATCTGGGATGGATTCTGAACGATACGCACGGTATTGGCATTGTGCTTCTGGCCGGGATTGAGGTGCATAAAATGAACCAGCAGCTGAGCCGGATTTCGTTCGACTCTTCGGTTACAGCTGCACAACGCTAGTACAGCAATCATGAGTTCATCTGCATATAACCTAACGACAAATAAAGCGGCACAGCCTTAATGGCTTACCGCTTTTTTCGTTATGAATGGAAATATTCAATTAAGATTCCAAATTAAACGTGTTGTTAAAACAGTTCCAATTGCTCCGGACCCTCTTCCTCTTCCGGCTCCGTACGATCAGGGAAGGGCTTCACGGGCTGCTCCAGCAGCTCCATCATCATCTGAGCATTTGCAGCCGCATCGCCGCCCGAGTTGTTGTTGAAAATCACATAGACATCTTTGCTCTGCTCCTGCAATTGCTCCAGATAACCTTTCCACTCCAGCAGCTCTTCCTGGTTGTAGCGATACAGATAACGGGTTTCGCGCCAATTAGGTGCACCATTCTGATGCCAGCCTGATACATTGCGCCCATGCATACGCACCAGTGTCATTTCGGCATCGGTAGCCTCAGGTACAATAGGGATAGATCCTGGCCCCGCTTGAGGTTCATCACAGACGCTGTGAATCCAGCCTTGTTCCTTCAGAAATGCCAGCGTCCGTTCGCGCATGCCCTCTTCATACCAGCTGCGATGACGAAATTCGAGGGCACAAGGGATGCCTTCCATTCTCAGTTTTACTTCACGAAGTTCATTAACGTTGTCCCGATTGCATTCAAACCAGGGCGGGTACTGGAATAAGGCCGCTTGCATCTTGCCTGCTTCCATGACAGGCTCCAGGGATTCGCGAAAGGCCTTATACATCTCTGAGGTGCTTGTGAAATAGGGTTTTCCTCGCAGGTGTCCGGTCATCCCTTGATAGGCTTTGACGATAAAAGCAAAGGATTCCGGCGTTTCCGCTGCCCAGCGTGCCATCCGGTCCCGAGGCTGAACGGCGTAGAAGGAACTGTCTACCTCCACGGTCGTAAAATATTGTCCATACAGACGGAGCTTGTCTTTCGCTTTGGTACGGTTGGGGTACAAATCCTCCTGATCTCCCCAGCCCGTAAGTCCAATCCGAATCATAAATAACACCTCCTGCTGCTTTCCTCTTATGTTAGCGTTATGTTTCAGTTGTCTCATGTTGTTCATGAAGTGAAAATGCCATAGTGGTTCTGTATCAATCTTCTATGTATAGTTAACCGATTTACGTGGGCCTGACTATGTTTAACATTATATCGTGTGGTTTCCGGCCGTTCAATGTGGACGATCCTTGGAAATTTTTGAGTTTGAAGGATAAAGACGATACAATGGCTAAAAGCTATAGAGATATGATCCGGCTGATAGAACAGCTTATTACGGATAGTTGGGCCAGTGACCATGTGGAGGGCGATACGTAATGACGGAATGGTATGAAAAGAGTTTTGGAGAAGACTACCTTCTTGTGTACAAACATCGGGATGTGCAAGGCGCATATCAGGAAGTACATAAAATGATCAATTGGTTAAAGCTTGAGCCAAAGTCCAAGGTGCTTGACCTGTGCTGTGGTATGGGTCGACATTCTCTGGCCCTGGCTGACGCTGGTTTCCAGGTGACCGGAATCGACCTGTCTGATGTGCTTCTGCGTGAAGCACGCAATATGGACACCGAACATCGTGTAGAGTGGTATCACGCCGATATGCGTGAGCTTCCGTTGAAAGGCGGATTTGACGCCGTGGTCAATCTGTTTACATCATTTGGTTATTTCCGAGAGGATGGAGAGCAACTAAGAGTGTTACGCGCCATTCATCGGATGCTGAAGCCAGGTGGCAGCTATATTATTGATTTTATGAACACGGCTTATGTGACTCGTCATCTGGTGCAGCATTCAACACGTGAAAGCGAAGGACAGAATATAGAGGAGTTTCGCAAGATCGAGAATGGATTTGTGCAAAAAGAAATTCACATCACCGATACCGTATCGGGCCAAAAACCGCGGATCTATCAGGAACGCGTCAAGCTGTACACTCGCGAACAACTACGTGATCTGCTTCACGAGGCAGGACTCGTGGTGGATCAGGTACATGGCGGTTATGATGAAGAAAAGTACGATGAGCAGGCATCGCCGCGGATGATTTTTGTCGGTCATCGGCCTGAGCAGTAGAGTTGGAGGAGAATATTAATGAAGCAAACGGAATCCATTTCCATGCCAGCAGGCATGCATCGGGTCAAGATTACTATGGCTTTTCCACTGCGTTGGGTGAACAGCTATGTGCTTCATGAACCGGATGGAACAATAACGATTGTTGACCCGGGACCACGCAGTACTGAGACGGAACAGGAGTGGCACGAAGCACTTGCAGATTTCAATTTAACTTTTCAGGATATTAGTCAGATTGTACTGACCCACCATCACCCCGATCATCTGGGGTTGTCCGGCTGGATACAGCAGCAAACGGGTGTGCCTGTTCGAATGTCCACACGATCCCGCCAGGAAGCGGATTACATGTGGGGAACAGAGGCAACCATCAATACCGTTTTACCTGAATATTATAGTCGCCATGGCATGCCGGAAGACAAGACGCAGCAGATCCGCGAACATATGGGGGGATTCATCTCACAGATTACGCCACTTCCGGTAGTGACACCGATTGAAGATGGTGAATGGCTGGTTATGGGCGGGAAAAAGTGGCTTGCTGTAGAAACCCGTGGTCACGCCCCAGGGCATCTATCCTTCTATGCGCCGGACTCCAGAGAGATCTTGTGTGGAGATGCCGTATTGCCGCAGATTTCACCGAATATCAGCTTGCAACCGGGAAGTGACGATCAACCTTTATTATCTTACATGGAAGGGCTGCATCGACTGGGGGCTTTGGATGTAGAAGTGGCATATCCAGGGCATCGGAATCCGTTTGGTCATTTTGCCGATCGAACGGTTCATCTGCTCACTCATCATGAAGAGCGCCTACAGAAGATGATGGAGCAAATCCGCGAAGCACCGACGAATGCGTATGATATCTGTGTGTTTATGTTTGGTGACCGATTGGGAACACATCAGCTTCGTTTTGCGATGAGCGAAACTTTGGCGCATCTGCAAGAATTGATCCGGCGAGAGCATATTGTACAGGAGCAGCAGCCCGACGGAGTGTTCTTTTTTATCGAAAATACTTAGAGGATGACAAGACTTTGACCAGGAGAACTGCCTGTTCAGAGTCTTTTTTTTGCGTGTAACGACTCAAATAAATGAAAGCTTTAGTCTCTCTTAACCGTTCATTCATCTTCTTTTAAGGCAGCACTTCTATGATAAATGCATGAACTTCGCCAGAGAAAGCAGGGAAGAGCGATGACCAGGAAAAAACGAAATCAATGGAGAAAATGGCAAGCCTCAGCGGCAGCAACGTTGACCGTGGCTGCACTCTTTCAATATGTAAGAACTTCTGATGCCTTTGATGTCGCTTATGCGGCGGCTAATGGTACCGATATAAGCAGTACAGCTTCTACCCAGATAGATGCTCAGGATGATGTCATGGACGAATGGACGAACAACACAGATAACAATTCCGATGCATCGTCCAATGAGGGTGACATCCTGGATGAGGGAACGACGGATGGAAGCACTGCCATCGGTTCGAATCAAGGCAGGTCGTCGGGTGGCTGGATAACAGATCAGAACAGCAATCAGGATACTGACTCCGGATATAGTCGTGGCAATTATCAGTCACGCACAGGTGCGTCATGAGCCGCACGGAGCAAGTCTCCCGTCTTCTCAAGTTCCGCTTCCGGGCGATGAACACGAACGTGGAAGTTCAGTTAGCCGCAGGACGGGAAGAGGCTGAGCATGCGGCAGCCATGGTGAAGAATTGGTTCGAAGCGCAGGAACAGCGTTTCAGCCGATTTGTGGCAGACAGTGAATTGAATCGTCTGAATCGTTGCACAGGGTGGATGCCCATCTCCGCAGCAATGGACGAAGTGTTAAGTTTGGCATACGGTTATATTGGTCAGACGGAAGGGATTTTTCAGCCGGGTATTTCTCAGGCTCTGCGGGCTTCTGGTTATGATGTCAGCTTCGAACAGCTGCAACAAAGAAGAGGACTTCCTCAATCAGGAACCGAACGCAGATTGGACATTAAAAAATTGAAAATAGCAGATATGCTGAGAGACGAATATGACTATAGCCGCCCACGATGGATTCAAAGGGAAGGCAGCCGAATGGTTCATAAGGACCCTGGGACTGAGCTGGACCTTGGAGGCATTGTTAAGGGTTGGGCCGTTGAGCGTATCGCCGATTGGCTGCAACGTACACTTCATATTTCGGCCGGATTAATCAATGCAGGTGGAGATATTCAGGCATGGGGAACAACATCTCATCCGATGTGGTCCGTGCAAGTCACTGACCCGTATGAGGAGAAGCGTGATCTGATAGGGAGAATTCAATTGAGGAAAGGTGCGGTGGCCACTTCAGGAGTGATACGAAGACAGTGGCAGAATACGGACGGAAGCCTCTCACATCACTTAATTGATCCCCGGAAGATGGAGCCAGCAGATACGGATGTGCTACAGTGTACCGTTCTGGGCCAGCATACATCGCAATGTGAGATTATTGCCAAGACCGTCTGCATTTTGGGAAGTGCCGATGCAGTAGGTTGGTTAAACCGTCATTACGATCGTCATGACGTCCTGTGGATGACCCGGGATGGGAGCACTTATTTTAGAGGAAATACCGGTACGCTCGCTGAACGCTGGCCTGGTTTCGATCCGGATCACCGCTTCAGTCTTATATAAACGACAAGTCTATCAGATATGGGGGAGCCGGTTATGGCGCAATGGATTGTAGATTACCTGCCGACGTGGAATATCATTCGAATTAGTGGGATCGCCGCTTATTTGCTGCTCTTTGCGGGGGTATTTCTGGGAATTGCCCAAGGGATGCCCATGGCTAAAGGCAAACCTAAAGCGGCCATGTTTAAATGGCATACCCGAACGACCTGGCTCGCCTTTGGACTTGGACTTGTGCATGCGTTAACCCTATATATTGATCACTATAGTCCATTTACATGGAGTGAACTGCTCATTCCGTTTACGGCTTCAGTACATCCGATCGGCAGCGGACTGGGCACATTATCCTTTTATGGTTTGGTGATTGTACTGCTATCCAGTGATTTGCGTAACAAGCTTGGCCGTAAATGGTGGTTTATGTTCCATATGTTGTCTTATCCCGTATTCATCGGTTTACTGTTCCATGGTATGGTTACCGGCTCTGATTCAGGCAATGTGCTTATGCGTCTGATGTACGTGTTTACTGGCTTGAGTGTTCTTGGTATTACGGTACTTCGAGGCATGCTGCGAGAACGCAAAGGCCCGGAAATTACGATTGGACCCAGCCGTGTACAGCCTAAGCCGGCAGCGGAACAGAAATGGGCTGAGGTGTATCGTTTGGCGGGAGCGGGAAGACAGGAGCATCTGAAATAGTTTAGTACAAAAGAAATGAATCCATACAAAAGAAGCGGCCTTTATGGCCGCCTTTTTGTCATGATCAGTATAAATCGGAGAGTGGAACATGCGTGGTTCGTTATTTCCAACTCCTGTTACACATGCCAATTATACGATATCATCGCTGACAGGTTTTTCTCCCAAAGCCTCTTCAAGCTCCGATTGTTTGCGATGCGCAATCCGGCTGCTGGCCGCTGAGGCAATGGCCCCCACAATATCATCCAGAAACGTATGCACAGGCCCAAGGCTCTTGTCGTTCAAACGTTCAAGCACACCGGGTTTGAGCTTGTCTACATAGCCGTAGTTCGTAAATCCGATACTTCCGTATACGTTGACGATGGAGAATGCGAGAATCTCATCCACGCCATATAACCCTTCATCATTTTCAATCATCTCCTGCAAAGGAGAAATGAGTTTGCCTTGCTCTGCCAGCAAGTCCAGTTGAATGCCTGTCAGGACTGCGTTCTGCACCTCACGTTTGCGTAATACTTTCTCCACATTGTCAATACATTCTTCCATCGTAAGACCCGGGTAATACTTTTTCTGCAGCATCATGACCAGTTCTGCGATCTCAGGGATCGTAACGCCCCGCTTGTGCAGCCATTCCCTCGTTGCCTCTGCCACTTTGCGGCTATTCAGGCTGTAAGGGATTTTTTCTTGCTCCGGATGTTCCATGGGCGATTCCTCCTCTGAAGTTAGCAATGTCCCTACACTTGTATCCTAATACGTTATTAACCGTTTTGGGTTTCTTTGCTATCCTTCCACGGGGATGGAAAGTCTGTTTTCAGCTTTATGCATGGTGAGCTTGTTTAAAAAGTAGTTATTTTTTGGGCAAAGGCTCGTATACATGGTAGTACAAACTGTAAAAATGATGAGGGGGAACGTGATCATGAGTAAGATCCGTTATTTGCGTACAGCTTCTGCAGCTGCGCTGTTGAGTATTCCTGTGGTGTTATCCGGATGTGGCATGTTTGGGGCACAGTCCTCCGAAGCCATTGATCCACCGCCGCCGATTCAGGAAGCGGCCATGATTCAGGCGGCTGAAGGCAATGGCTCACTTGCCAAGCTGCCACTTACAACCGTGTATCTGCAGGATCAACAAGGTTTGCTAGCTCCGGTATCCATGACACTCCCGTCAGGCACGGACGTTAGCAGTCCCAAAACAGCCCTGGATACACTTGTGACGGGTGGTCCATATGCAGGTATGTTGCCTGAAGGATTTCAGGGCGTACTCCCGCAGGGGACCGTTGTTCAGAACGTAACGATTCATTCGGATGACAAGCTGGCAGTCGTGGAGTTCTCCGGCAATTTTGCCAAGTATGATGCCAAGAACGAGCGAAAAATGCTGGAGGCAGTCACCTGGACACTCACGGGTACACCGGATGTGCAGAACGTACAGATATGGGTAGACGGCAAAAAGTTAACGCAAATGCCAGTAAACAGC
Above is a window of Paenibacillus sp. E222 DNA encoding:
- a CDS encoding FAD:protein FMN transferase, which translates into the protein MSRTEQVSRLLKFRFRAMNTNVEVQLAAGREEAEHAAAMVKNWFEAQEQRFSRFVADSELNRLNRCTGWMPISAAMDEVLSLAYGYIGQTEGIFQPGISQALRASGYDVSFEQLQQRRGLPQSGTERRLDIKKLKIADMLRDEYDYSRPRWIQREGSRMVHKDPGTELDLGGIVKGWAVERIADWLQRTLHISAGLINAGGDIQAWGTTSHPMWSVQVTDPYEEKRDLIGRIQLRKGAVATSGVIRRQWQNTDGSLSHHLIDPRKMEPADTDVLQCTVLGQHTSQCEIIAKTVCILGSADAVGWLNRHYDRHDVLWMTRDGSTYFRGNTGTLAERWPGFDPDHRFSLI
- a CDS encoding glycoside hydrolase family 105 protein translates to MYDSIPDMLTTVAQRYIGDHPKHSFLFRAYHRGGFRRLGDYRYDLNLDAKWKEARAGQYVYVWGKLWSQQEATLNTGLNCYSPVTVYVNGEEIFKSELLQELFPERITQIPISVKYGWNDVLLCFVKTEVGFGGIYGTASFKNFPLHFLTPGLDRQGQEGWLYSEPVDEPLSSLPRDGMTEEETGLSWYPRRDWTEGEQNAGAFARIFGTEQPAVAYAWSKLDVIQPGSTPVLLQGKHEGALTLYVDGKEIYSAGQSGNFRVELPRRYGGSDLVAKGETKAGSELWGFTLEDAKTSGTKGWRLRPPHPVAGCHDAWLFTGVFSPGSEPSPQDIVVTDTVFDDGTQGVYWHVDLPETSVRPYLENTHYGKWNYPLGVTLLGLLQIGQELGRDDYVQYVRDHIGLSTSFDRYGLWDREGYGAAGINNQLSAIDSLDDCGSFGSTLLAAMELGDIRGGRDTADRIAGYITDEQERLDDGAFYRVRGSGEMRQETMWCDDLYMSTPFLMRYGQLTGDTSYWDDAINQFLMFRKYLYIPEQQIMSHVYDFVRGRATGIPWGRGNGWVLFSLTELLSILPSDHVKRPELLGFYRDLCQGYLALQGENGLWHQVLNRPDSYEETSCTSMFIYAYARGIREGWLEQPAAYLDAVRKGWEGMTHLSIDYKGNVYGVCRGSGYSFTALYYRDDLGWILNDTHGIGIVLLAGIEVHKMNQQLSRISFDSSVTAAQR
- a CDS encoding MBL fold metallo-hydrolase encodes the protein MKQTESISMPAGMHRVKITMAFPLRWVNSYVLHEPDGTITIVDPGPRSTETEQEWHEALADFNLTFQDISQIVLTHHHPDHLGLSGWIQQQTGVPVRMSTRSRQEADYMWGTEATINTVLPEYYSRHGMPEDKTQQIREHMGGFISQITPLPVVTPIEDGEWLVMGGKKWLAVETRGHAPGHLSFYAPDSREILCGDAVLPQISPNISLQPGSDDQPLLSYMEGLHRLGALDVEVAYPGHRNPFGHFADRTVHLLTHHEERLQKMMEQIREAPTNAYDICVFMFGDRLGTHQLRFAMSETLAHLQELIRREHIVQEQQPDGVFFFIENT
- a CDS encoding class I SAM-dependent methyltransferase; amino-acid sequence: MTEWYEKSFGEDYLLVYKHRDVQGAYQEVHKMINWLKLEPKSKVLDLCCGMGRHSLALADAGFQVTGIDLSDVLLREARNMDTEHRVEWYHADMRELPLKGGFDAVVNLFTSFGYFREDGEQLRVLRAIHRMLKPGGSYIIDFMNTAYVTRHLVQHSTRESEGQNIEEFRKIENGFVQKEIHITDTVSGQKPRIYQERVKLYTREQLRDLLHEAGLVVDQVHGGYDEEKYDEQASPRMIFVGHRPEQ
- a CDS encoding DUF72 domain-containing protein, coding for MIRIGLTGWGDQEDLYPNRTKAKDKLRLYGQYFTTVEVDSSFYAVQPRDRMARWAAETPESFAFIVKAYQGMTGHLRGKPYFTSTSEMYKAFRESLEPVMEAGKMQAALFQYPPWFECNRDNVNELREVKLRMEGIPCALEFRHRSWYEEGMRERTLAFLKEQGWIHSVCDEPQAGPGSIPIVPEATDAEMTLVRMHGRNVSGWHQNGAPNWRETRYLYRYNQEELLEWKGYLEQLQEQSKDVYVIFNNNSGGDAAANAQMMMELLEQPVKPFPDRTEPEEEEGPEQLELF
- a CDS encoding polysaccharide deacetylase family protein; this encodes MMGHRIQFDRYPGGVMKALTFSYDDGVVHDRRLVEIFNQHGLRGTFNLNSGTLSKPGRIETTEVADLYAGHEVAVHTVTHPTLPYVPDELLTEEIMEDRRVLEQLVGYPVRGMAYPNGSYDRSLSTKLEWLGIDYARTVESYGRYTLPERPLEWHPTCHHNHDLTTHAERFIQHTKTGTPLLLYVWGHSYEFNDNDNWQIIEQFAEQIGGRDDIWYATNIEVIAYWKAVKRLECSADRSIIHNPSAISVWFTADQQVVEVKAGETLRLTERIKV
- a CDS encoding glycosyl hydrolase produces the protein MWNGDAFENPEAQYRVHPFWFWNGDMEEEQIKRQIAEMSAQGVGGFFICPRQGLEIPYLSEAWFDKVRIAVEAAAACGMQVWLYDEYPYPSGMAGGEVTLDFPEAKQRQLVHQHICVHGRETVDHELPWGRILVAKAIPKDAQGQRLWHESIDLRSNIGNIQTDQVYQETGLTSYNRKRFFTYRTAFRLLWKAPAGEWDVIIFQEEEVHDFKYYGNFVDPCHKEAMSRFIELTHERYKEAVGEQFESVIKGMFSDEIAPLGRIPWSPQLPHYFSERCGYSLIESLPGLLHGDVPDAERIRYDFYQSLHLLLRESYHKQVHDWCEKAGIQYAAEVPGVRMTTQLFSHMPGGDSAHEKIGRPLSWILERYGKKMRDNPKMVSSLARQLGRSRNLIECFHSVGWSMTLQDAKWMIDRMAAMGTNFFNFHAFFYTIDGLAKHDAPPSQFIQNPYWRHFRQLGDYAGRLSYLMSTGTADIRIAVLDPTTTFWSLMGNPLQGFEYGGEDEAERTQLDRLTNDWMRITSHLLENRRDYDHLDPELLAEAVLAEGTIQIGAARYEVLILPPMLNLEAAAWQQVKQFVEQGGTVISVGMPPYVAIQPGSPVGNEAAQFFGAGNQPHEAYWGNADETGHDSSELMWQQGQGNAYFLPAGTGRGDDFSLELISLLLDQVLPEPICWIMEEESASLLMQTRQLSDGEFMIFLSNQEGQQLEGQLKMVAKRLWTDVDLSAGTTLLAERLNLENGQHEPLPFTSSGGEWCISLKLAPYEAHAVRLTLQHAQEALEENSFALNQTGTKSGAGRLVTETENAPYTIQLPSEGPWRLESVQSNTLRMGQFNVTASNDNGVIFERNHVAVKPFIDQAAELSENHHLPLQFNQVFGTPKKASVAYPIQCKYTTTFELRTALAECLLFMDRAAISGDWTMEINGEPIGPDQFEPIEITDHHNIGCNITALLRNGLNEMTVTIQVTRDEEGIVDPLYLQGRFGVEFHHEGMVSLVREPDTATRIGPEPQPFYPHFAGEMSYKRSFWVNQPTEEVASFELEFSDWQVQDVVEVRVNGYSLGVRCWSPYRWRGEVSWLRAGDNDIEVRVTNTLIGLLEGTYFDSGSHRLLEAGHVSAEE